Proteins from a single region of Microbacterium sp. zg-Y818:
- a CDS encoding response regulator transcription factor, producing the protein MTAPRILVVDDEPNIRDLLITSLRFAGFQVRAVSNGAQTISAVLEEEPDLIVLDVMLPDMNGFSVTKRLRGAGYTAPILFLTAKDETEDKITGLNAGGDDYVTKPFSLDEIVARIQAILRRTMQADEESIIRAGELTMDQDTHDVLVGDVSIDLSPTEFKLLRYLMLNPNRVLSKAQILDHVWEYDFNGDAGIVESYISYLRRKIDPHSSEPLIQTKRGFGYMLKAGKSA; encoded by the coding sequence CCTCGCATCCTTGTCGTCGACGATGAGCCGAACATCCGCGACCTGCTCATCACGAGCCTGCGCTTCGCAGGTTTCCAGGTGCGTGCCGTGTCAAACGGCGCGCAGACCATCTCGGCCGTCCTCGAAGAGGAACCCGACCTGATCGTGCTCGACGTCATGCTGCCGGACATGAACGGCTTCAGCGTCACAAAGCGTCTGCGCGGCGCCGGCTACACCGCGCCCATCCTCTTCCTCACCGCGAAGGACGAGACCGAGGACAAGATCACCGGCCTCAACGCCGGCGGCGACGACTACGTCACCAAGCCGTTCAGCCTCGACGAGATCGTCGCGCGCATCCAGGCGATCCTGCGCCGTACGATGCAGGCCGACGAGGAGTCGATCATCCGCGCAGGCGAGCTGACGATGGACCAGGACACCCACGACGTGCTCGTCGGCGACGTGTCGATCGACCTCTCCCCCACCGAGTTCAAGCTGCTGCGCTACCTCATGCTCAACCCCAACCGGGTGCTCAGCAAGGCGCAGATCCTCGACCACGTGTGGGAGTACGACTTCAACGGCGACGCCGGCATCGTGGAGAGCTACATCTCCTACCTGCGGCGCAAGATCGATCCGCACTCGTCCGAGCCCCTCATCCAGACCAAGCGGGGCTTCGGCTACATGCTGAAGGCGGGCAAGTCCGCGTGA
- a CDS encoding HAMP domain-containing sensor histidine kinase produces the protein MTDWWRGVSLRAKVTGVTVAVLAIGLVAAGVGTLGFLRNTLATNLDSQVQQLAETDAVSSVFTGTVTEDGDDFAVKSDATAYFVAVYGPDGRFITSGGGNDEPPPIFPETFTLAQATIYGTGTVFDLRNSQGGASYRAAVGVEDTPVGIFYTQLVALPTAPNERFLAAFLGIYSFLALITVIASAFLVRWIVTLTFRSLGQVEATADAIAAGDFSLRMTDIEPATTEVGRLKTAINAMLGRIDGALSERDATVRQMRRFIGDASHELRTPLVTVRGYAELYRMGAISGEEQVAQSMDRIEKEAIRMGVLVEDLLALARLDERRGVTLAPVDLRPIARDAALDARAAAPQRAVTASDTTAAPGPGPHPAPDSPAEHADTHTGRKRAPHAPAAGLAGATLSLLRRRPKQPAPTPEAQASARVSEPAATTPLAPIVLGDENGIRQVVANLLGNARRYSPEDSPIELTVGVDREARTGWIAVSDHGEGVPPQIRDKIFQRFWRADTSRTRETGGSGLGLSIVAAIVESLHGTIEVGDTPGGGATFRVAFPLASNSPTPAEHLAIETQPMPKVAPAPGRATAEN, from the coding sequence TTGACCGACTGGTGGCGCGGCGTCAGCCTGCGCGCGAAGGTCACCGGGGTCACCGTCGCGGTGCTGGCGATCGGACTCGTCGCCGCGGGTGTGGGCACGCTCGGGTTCCTCCGCAACACCCTGGCGACCAACCTCGACTCCCAGGTGCAGCAGCTGGCCGAGACCGATGCCGTCAGCAGCGTCTTCACCGGCACGGTCACCGAGGACGGTGACGACTTCGCGGTGAAGTCGGATGCCACGGCGTACTTCGTCGCCGTGTATGGTCCCGACGGCCGCTTCATCACCAGCGGCGGCGGCAACGACGAACCCCCGCCGATCTTCCCCGAGACCTTCACCCTCGCCCAGGCGACGATCTACGGCACCGGAACGGTGTTCGATCTGCGCAACAGCCAGGGCGGAGCCAGCTACCGGGCGGCGGTGGGGGTCGAAGACACCCCGGTGGGCATCTTCTACACGCAGCTGGTCGCCCTGCCGACCGCTCCCAACGAGCGCTTCCTGGCCGCGTTCCTCGGCATCTACAGCTTCTTGGCGCTCATCACCGTGATCGCCAGCGCGTTTCTCGTGCGGTGGATCGTCACCCTCACCTTCCGCAGCCTCGGTCAGGTCGAAGCGACGGCCGACGCCATCGCCGCGGGTGATTTCAGCCTGCGCATGACCGACATCGAACCGGCCACGACCGAGGTGGGCCGACTGAAGACGGCGATCAACGCGATGCTCGGACGCATCGACGGCGCCCTGTCCGAACGGGATGCCACGGTGCGCCAGATGCGCCGCTTCATCGGCGACGCCAGCCACGAGCTGCGGACGCCGCTGGTCACAGTCCGCGGCTACGCCGAGCTCTACCGCATGGGCGCCATCTCGGGCGAGGAGCAGGTCGCCCAGTCGATGGATCGCATCGAGAAGGAGGCGATCCGCATGGGGGTGCTCGTCGAGGACCTTCTTGCCCTCGCCCGACTCGACGAGCGCCGCGGCGTGACCCTGGCCCCGGTGGACCTGCGCCCCATCGCGCGCGACGCCGCCCTCGACGCCCGCGCCGCGGCGCCGCAGCGCGCCGTGACGGCGTCGGACACCACGGCCGCGCCAGGCCCGGGGCCGCATCCCGCGCCGGACTCCCCCGCGGAGCACGCCGATACCCACACCGGGCGCAAGCGCGCCCCGCACGCTCCCGCGGCAGGCCTCGCCGGCGCGACCCTGTCGCTGCTGCGTCGCCGGCCGAAGCAGCCCGCTCCGACTCCGGAGGCGCAGGCGAGCGCGCGGGTGTCGGAGCCGGCCGCGACCACTCCGCTCGCGCCCATCGTGCTCGGTGACGAGAACGGCATCCGGCAGGTGGTCGCGAACCTGCTGGGCAACGCGCGCCGGTACAGTCCCGAGGACTCGCCGATCGAGCTGACCGTCGGCGTGGACCGCGAGGCGCGCACGGGGTGGATCGCCGTGAGCGACCACGGCGAGGGCGTGCCGCCGCAGATCCGCGACAAGATCTTCCAGCGGTTCTGGCGGGCCGACACGTCTCGCACGCGCGAGACCGGCGGGTCGGGTCTGGGCCTGTCGATCGTCGCGGCGATCGTCGAGTCGCTGCACGGCACGATCGAGGTCGGCGACACCCCCGGCGGCGGAGCGACGTTCCGGGTGGCGTTCCCCCTGGCCTCCAACTCCCCCACGCCCGCCGAGCACCTCGCGATCGAGACGCAGCCCATGCCGAAGGTCGCACCCGCCCCCGGCCGAGCGACCGCCGAGAACTGA
- a CDS encoding WXG100 family type VII secretion target yields the protein MAVFSVDSDAVLTATAAVRGTADRLAGETSAMLAQLTALQSSWTGSAALGFQSVIDRWRATQREVETSLADISAALATAGQQYAQTEAATAGLFR from the coding sequence ATGGCCGTCTTCTCCGTCGACAGCGACGCCGTCCTCACCGCCACCGCCGCCGTGCGCGGCACCGCCGACCGCCTGGCCGGCGAAACCTCAGCCATGCTGGCGCAGCTGACCGCGCTGCAGTCCTCATGGACCGGCAGCGCCGCCCTCGGCTTCCAGTCGGTCATCGATCGCTGGCGCGCCACTCAGCGCGAGGTCGAGACCTCGCTCGCCGACATCAGCGCCGCCCTCGCCACCGCCGGGCAGCAGTATGCGCAGACCGAGGCGGCCACGGCGGGACTGTTCCGGTAA